From Pseudobacteriovorax antillogorgiicola, the proteins below share one genomic window:
- the tatC gene encoding twin-arginine translocase subunit TatC: MNERNEKNLKVMGLMEHLDELRGRIFRSLIAVVIIFGIAFSFANYIFEFLKGPLVAALPEGSNALHFTGPMDVLIANIKISFLAAVVGACPFWLYQFWKFLEPALYEHEKKYAIPFLFSSVSLFFSGVAFCFFVIMPLAMEFLIQMGMEVGTPIITVADYVSVLMLLIFGFGLVFETPVILVLLALLDLVDADMLAENRKFVLVGVMILGALLTPPDPISQIAMGLPTYLMFEMSIVIIRLVKRKRKPVELEVKN; encoded by the coding sequence ATGAACGAGAGGAACGAGAAGAATCTGAAAGTCATGGGGCTCATGGAGCACCTAGACGAACTTCGCGGACGGATCTTTCGTTCGCTCATTGCTGTAGTGATTATATTCGGGATCGCCTTTTCCTTCGCAAACTACATCTTCGAATTTCTTAAAGGGCCACTCGTGGCGGCCTTACCTGAAGGGTCAAATGCCCTTCATTTTACTGGCCCCATGGATGTTCTTATCGCCAATATTAAGATATCTTTTTTAGCAGCTGTCGTTGGAGCCTGCCCCTTCTGGCTATACCAATTTTGGAAGTTTTTGGAGCCTGCCCTATACGAGCATGAGAAAAAGTATGCAATTCCTTTTCTCTTCTCATCCGTAAGTCTGTTTTTTAGCGGAGTTGCATTCTGCTTTTTTGTCATTATGCCCCTTGCGATGGAGTTCTTGATCCAAATGGGTATGGAAGTGGGAACTCCCATCATCACCGTTGCCGACTATGTCTCGGTGCTCATGCTTCTGATATTCGGCTTCGGATTGGTATTTGAAACCCCTGTAATTCTAGTTTTACTAGCCCTACTTGACCTGGTCGATGCCGATATGCTAGCTGAGAATCGCAAGTTTGTCCTCGTTGGAGTGATGATTTTGGGAGCCCTTCTCACACCTCCTGATCCCATTTCTCAGATCGCCATGGGCTTACCTACCTATTTGATGTTTGAGATGTCGATCGTGATCATACGTCTCGTCAAACGAAAGCGGAAACCAGTTGAACTTGAAGTCAAAAACTAG
- the hpf gene encoding ribosome hibernation-promoting factor, HPF/YfiA family produces MQFQFSFKHMDTSQALQDYAEEKLRTKIEKFVTKAIEVQVTFSVDRHLQHANCVLVSGDGFSLNVEHACEDMYGSVDRMIDKLGAQLKRKKDKLKSHKNKGTVRTMPEVDYSAQAEEAYSIDAAEIVKFEEARRRRPA; encoded by the coding sequence ATGCAGTTCCAGTTTTCCTTTAAACACATGGACACATCTCAGGCACTTCAAGACTACGCTGAAGAGAAGCTGCGTACCAAGATCGAGAAATTTGTGACAAAGGCCATCGAGGTTCAAGTGACATTTTCTGTCGATCGCCATTTGCAACATGCAAATTGCGTCTTGGTAAGCGGTGATGGCTTCTCTCTTAATGTCGAACATGCCTGTGAAGACATGTATGGCTCTGTCGATCGCATGATCGATAAGCTGGGTGCTCAATTGAAGCGAAAGAAAGACAAATTGAAGAGCCACAAGAATAAAGGCACGGTGCGAACCATGCCTGAAGTGGATTACTCAGCTCAAGCGGAAGAAGCCTATTCTATCGATGCGGCTGAGATTGTGAAATTTGAAGAAGCTCGGCGGCGAAGACCGGCTTAG